The sequence GAAAAAAGAAAGCAATGGTTATTTATCCGTTTATACCACTAGAGCAGCAAAATTGAGTGATAGTAAGTTTcatgcaaatatatatttctttgaagTTGAATGATGaagctttttcttttttatatgaccaTCCGTATGTTTGCCCACGCGATCATGTTCACTGTTAAGCAATTAGAACATAATATAACCgtcaaacaaattttgaaaaactgcAGAATTGAGTATTAAAACTAGCGAATTCGATTTGCATCCAGTTACGAACTGCAGTGATTAAACATGACattattttaatgatatcaaTTGTAAAGTTTTATTAACAATGTGTAGAGCGTGaactaaacaaataattattttctttgctttgaaactaaattatattcttcATTCATTTCAGATGTCTGGAAGTAACTGTGTGATATGCAACGAACCTTTGGAGAATGGGCAACTTCTGATAACGATAAGAGAAAAAGGTgcaaaaacaatcaatgaaGTAAGCAGCAAACATAGACATCAAAACGTATTTGTTGTAGCCGGCCAAATACTACACCAAGAATgtcgaaaaaaatatactaatgCTAAAGAGATTCAGAAAATTGGTAAAGAGAATGCTGATAACGATAGATTTGATCGACTCACGCGATCATCacagtattttgattttagagaACACTGTTTGTTTTGTGGACAGTCAGCGCAAATGTCAGATAGAAAATATGGAATAGAAGTATATCCAGTGAGAACTTTTGAATTCCAACAGAAAATTGATGCAATATGCAAAGACAGAAAAGATTCATGGGCTGCTGACGTTTTGGCAAAACTTGAATATGCACAAGACTTACCTGCAGCAGATGCTATTTACCATCAGAAATGTAGCGTCAACTTCAGGACAGGGAAAAATATACCAATTGGTGGAACACCAGAGCAAAAACGAAAAAAGCAAGGTAGACCAGATCACACTGAAGCAAATACAGCTTTTCTAAAAACCATGGATTACTTGCTAGAAAATGAAGAAGACCAATTGACAGTAAAAGACCTCGTTCATCAAATGACACAGTTTTGTGGAGATCTGGCATACACAACAGTACACATGAAATCAAAGATCAAAACACACTTTGGTGATGAAGCTTTTATTACCGACGTCTGTGGAAAACCAAATGTGGTCACTCTTCGTAAAACGGCATCTGTTCTTCTGCAAGAATTTCATCAGAGTCAAAAAACTTCCGATcctgaaacagaaaaaagagaTATTATCAAAACAGCAGCTAAACTTATCAAATctgatataaaatcaatggaattTTCAAGGGCGGTGTATCCATCACCAGCTACAATAGCATCTTGTGAGGAAAACATCGCATACTTACCTGACAGTCTTAAACAGCTACTTGGTggaatattttctgaaaaagatTGCGATCTTAAAGTGGCAGCCATTGGCCAGTCTATCATGCAAGCCACAAGACCAAGATCTCTGATTGCCCCTTTACAGCTAGGTCTAGGAGTTCAAATGCATCACCATTTTGGTTCAAAATTCCTTCTCGATACCTTATACCAACTTGGCTTTTCATCATCTTATAAGGAAGTTCAAAAACACGGCGTGAATTCTGCTCTTCAAGGTGATGATTCTCCTCAAGACCTTGAAGGGAGATGTATTCAACACGTGGCAGATAATGTGGACCATAACATCAGAACACTTGACGGTCATGGGACATTCCATGGAATGGGGATAATAGCAGGCATCACACCAGGATATAACCACAAAACTATTGTGCAGAGATTAAATGTTTCGCTTGACGATATAAAACAAATAGGGAAAATCGATCTCCATCAATACAACTTTGACCGAACATCAAAACTTAGTTTAAAATTCGAATCACTTGCAGCGCAACAGTCGGGTGCGTTACCTGATAACATTAGTCTTCTCTGTAGTACTCTTTGGCCAAAGAAAAGGATTGGGTGGTCAGCAATGTGTAATTTAGTGCAAGATGGAGCATACCCTGGTAAATCGACAATTGTATTTTTGCCTATGATAGACCTTGAGCCAGGAAACCTTTCATGTATCTTTTCGACCATGAAGTTTGTATGTAACGAAGCGTTTAAGTACAGAGCTAATCCCATGCTTACATTTGACCAACCGCTTTATTGGAAAGCTCTTACAATTATTGACAACGAACCAAAGGACAGCGACTTGAAATCGATAGTTCTAAGATTAGGAGGTTTTCATCTCGAAATGAGCTTTCTTGGTTCCATTGGTAATATTATGAGCGGATCTGGACTTGCAGAGCTCATGGAAACTGTCTATGCACCTAACGCTGTTACGCATATGTTTACCGGAAAGGCAGTTGCGAGAGCAGTGCGTGGTCATTTCTTGATTTACAATGCTTTAACTTCATTATTGTTGTGCGAACAGTTTCATGTATCTTCCACTGTCTTGAAAGATCATGACACTGAAAATGTAGAACATCTTTCTTCTCTTGAAGACTCTGAAATTCACAATGAAAACACTTTTATCCaggatttaaataaattgagttatatttttgatgaaatcctAGAACGACATCTTCCAGTAGACACCCTTGATCAGAATGAGGTATTGAGAAAAATACGCGACAGTATATCAACTTTTAGAAAATCACATATCGAAAACCGGACAGCTCGACTATGGTTTCTATATATGGATATGGTGGACTTGCTGCGTAATTTCATCAAAGCTGAAAGAACTGGAAACTGGATCCTTCATCTTCAAACCATTCAAAAGATGTTACCATACTTTGCTGCTGCAGGACATAACTTATATCTAAAATCTGCGTATGTTTACCTGCAGCAAATGCATGGGTTATCAAGAACAAATCCTGCAATAAACGAAGCTCTCTTGTCAGGCTTCCATGTGATGAGAAGAAGTGATCGGTTTTGGTCAGGTTTATCATCGGATCTGATCATAGAGCAAGTTCTGATGAGATGCATTAAAACAACTGGAGGTCTCACCAGAGGTCGAGGGATGACAGATGCGCAGAGATCATTGTGGATTTTGTCTATGCCACAGTGTATTCAGATGAATGAAGCCATGCAACAAGTAACTGGTGTAAATTTTGAAACGAGCGAACAGCACAAGGAAATGTGCATTCCAAGGAAGGTACGGGATACCAAAGACACAACAACATTTCTTGACTTTCTTGGAGAAAGAAGTCCATTTTCTATCGATAAAAATCTGAGGAACATCGAAACAGGAGCAACTGGCGACAGCAACGTAAATTCTGACAATGCACTGGTCATAGGACACAATATAATATCGTCAATGGAAGGTAAATGTATTGACGAGTTtgtattcaaaagaaaaaaccaAGTAACAACTCTatcttcaaaattaaatatcaaagtaGATAATGAAGAAATATCTGTCGATCCACAATTGTTGTTTCAACGACTAGTTACTACCGCTAATACCATGTTTCCAGATGTATCTCAAGTCTTTAAGTACGAACTAAGCGCTGTACCAGCTGCTTTGTTTGAACCGTCTGGTTTGATGCGACAGGCACAGAAATCAACATTGGCAGATGATATATGGAACACGGGAAGTTGTGTATTTTCAGATGACCTTGGTACCGATGTTCGCCACGTAATCGACGGTGGTTCCCTGATACAGCGAATCCCATGGAAAAAAGGTGCGACATTTGCAGAAATATGTCAGTTATACATCGACCATATTAATAACAGATATCCCATTCCAATAATTGTCTTTGATGGGTATGGTTCCGGACCAACGACAAAAGATCATGTACATGAACGGAGATCGAAAGGTGTGACTGGTACACACATCTCATTCAAAGATAGCACACCGTTTAAATCAAAGAAGGAAATTTTCTTAGCTAATGGAGAAAACAAGCAAAACTTTATCAATATGCTTTGTAATAAAATGGATAATGAAGGATTTATTTCTCTTCAAGCTACTGCTGATGCTGATGTTCTTATTGCATCAACTGCTGTACGATATGCATCTTGTTACCCTACCGTTGTCGTTGGTGAAGACACTGATGTTCTCATTCTACTGCTTTTCCATGcagaggaaaattctaaaccaTTGGTTTTTCAATCCGATAAAATTCGAAAGTCTAAAGTATGGGATATTAAAAAGACTAAAGAGTTGCTTGGAAATGAAATAGTCGATTTGTTACCATTTATTCATGCTATCACAGGGTGTGACACGACATCTAGACTTTACGGTATAGGGAAGAAGGAAGGATTAAAGCGGTTGCGTGAGAATGCCTTTTTTAGAGAGTTGGCTtcagtatttttaaaacaagatgcAACGTCAGATGATGTTATACAATCAGGACAGTCAGCTCTTGTTATATTATACGGAGGTGAGACAGGAGAAAGCTTAGACCAGTTACGCTACAGAAAATTTAACCATAAAGTTCTTACCAATTCTTTGTCTTGTGTACATGTTCAGTCCTTGCCACCTACCTCAGAAGCAGCGTCTCAGCACTGCAAGCGTGCATATTATCAGATCCTAGAATGGACAAATGACTCTGTCCATATGTTAAGTCCATCAGACTGGGGATGGGTTCTACAAGGTACATCACTTTGTCCAATTAGAACAATTTTGCCTCCAGCTCCAGATAATTTATTGCACGTGATAAGATGTAAATGCAAATCTGGTTGCGATACACGCAGATGCACTTGTAGAAAAAACGGTCTTGACTGTAGCTCAGCATGTAGCGAATGTAAGGGACTAAACTGTTCAAACTGTAAAGTACTTGAGATTCACGAAGACGAGGACGATAGTGACATTTAATTCTAACATATACATGATTGGTTGGTGATGTGACTCTATAACATTTAAGCAAAAACTTTGAacgaaattttgtttttataagatTTGACAATGTGAATTCAGAAATATTGTATTTGGTCTCCCTCTTCTGTAACTGTGTTTTATTCAAACTACATTAATGTGTCAAAATAATGAATACGATGTTTCTGTTGAAGTCTAGTCTTTCTTTGAGGGATCAAAATTCTTCAAGTTAATAttcgagatttttttttaatttttaggtttataaattttccagttttcagcgattttctatttaaaatcagcgttttttctcaaaaaaaaacTTACGGCTATGCATTTTTAAGATTTCATCACGATAATACCTATAATTGCAACGTTTCCGAAAAAAAATAGGGACTTcgagttaaaatttaaaaaaaatatatttttttccagttttcagcgattttctattcaatatcagcgttttttgaaaaaaaaacctgcagaCTATGCATTCTTAATATTTGATCACGATGATACATATGATTGAAAcgttttctgaaaaaaaatagggactttgagtaaaaattaaaaaaataaatcattttttccagtttttagcgatttttacataaaaatccCTATTTTACCcccaaaacacaaatttcccGTGGTCTGTGAAACGCCGATTTTTAATATGTCACTAACAGGTATccaatgaaacaaaattgatataaattatttctgttgcaattactttgaGGTTGAGCCATTTTTCACCTCAGATTCCCTGGACTATagattaatttcataaaaaagagccatttgccaatgtaataaaaagaataacttgtcaaagaattcaaatataaaaaaatattcaaccaGTGACCTAACAACACTGATAATTACGCGCATTCGTGAATTAATGTCactcgttgaatatttttctctatttgaattcttcgattagttattctataactaaccacaaaagacaaaaaatttattaatattatcatatcataaaagttctctggctgtttatgacgtctttacactaaatctatttgatgtttgatgtgtacggattgatagtttagataagacgtggcacggtacttgtctatcccaaattcatgtatttagttttcatgttatatttgttattctcgtggtgttttgtctgatgcttggtccgtttctgtgtgtcttgcgtttcggtgttgtgtcgttgttctcctcttatatttaatgcggttccctcggttttagtttgttaccccgattttgttttttgtccatggatttatgagttttgaacagcggtatactactgttgcctttatttagtcttagatgcatgattttttattagttgttaatggcgttgaactagctgtcagataactgcgagtactctcagatctattaactgtgtctttttgtgtggggatgtataagtacctggtcacgtccacttgtatttttgtccatctgatgattTAAGACTTTTCCgactgatttttttagtttgttcttatgttgttctgttataccactgtcccaggttaaggggagggtttgggatcccgctaacatgtttaaccccgccacattatttatgtatatgcctgtccaaagtcaggagcctgtaattaagtggttgtcgtttgtttatgtgttacatatttgtttttcgttcatttttttttttatataaatagacgttagttttctcgtttgagttgtttttggtcattttggtcttttgtggacagttgtctcattggcaatcatattacaacttattttttacatctttaGAAATAAGAATGAGATATTAATGAGTATTAATGTGTAATTGCCAAAAGAAATTAACGAAAACGATATGACTCTTATTTAAATGACCCCCTCCCCaaacttaaataaatacaatagtaGTACACATGGTCTGCCTGTCGCCAGCCAGGCGTCTCTTAACGCTCAATATTTCGATACTATCAAAATAAGTGTCAATGAATGGAAAGTCCGATCGAACAATTATTTGACACTAGGGTAGAATATAATTATCATCTATTTGACGCTGAATCTCAGTCAAAAAACTCCCAAGTAAAACatcttaatacaaaaaaaaactcaactgtaaaaaaaaaaaaagaacactaTGCTAAAAAATAGAAAGTAATGAAGCTCAGCTATTTTTCTTAGGTCATTCATCCTTTAACTTTAACTATTGAGAGATCTAAGGACGGATAGCATTCAAGCATACAACTTATCTTTAAACCGTGGGCATACACTTACATTTAGATTACAGTTCATGGCAGTCTCGTTGTACCAGAGTTATCGTCTGGATACTAGTAATCAAGACTACCTTTTTTCATCCGTGGAGATACACTTATATTTAAATTACGGTTCGTGGATGTTGTAATGCGATAAATATACTGTGTGCAGATGGCCAAGAATCAAGAAGCGACCTTGGGGAATGATTCTATAACATGGAACAGAGAAAATATTGAGCAAATATCAGGAAAAACTGTTCTGGTCATTGGAGCGTCTGGTAAAGACCGCCGATTTGTGTGGAAAACTTTTCAGGATTTGAATATTAAGGTAATTGATATTAAGGTTTATGACTCCTTTTCGCCATGTGCACTACGAAATTTTCAAACTGCAATAGCATCAGAACAGCAAATGATAGAGTGATAATGAATAATATGTATTGACCATTTCGTGCATATACCAAGAGGAAACTTCGTGCAAAACATTAAACCAACTCCAATAAAGATATTCATGGTTGTCGTCTTTTCACAATCAATAACGAAAATCAAGTCCAAGAGCGTTCAATCAGTTCTcagaattatttttctttattttcacgAATGCATTTTTTCGCTCGAAGTTAAATCAGCAAAGCTTTATGTAAAAGGTGCTCTCGACTTATTTGAACTGACTGGGTTTGTCACTTTTCATACTGAAGGTCAATGATTCGTACGGACCACTCCGGTATCCCTCTAAACAGTACGAACTTATCGCCATACCATAATACAAAAACTCTGAAAATGTCTTTATCGATCGTTCAATAATAACCAATCTAATATGATAgtcttaaaatttataaatgtttcagGTTGTTCTTGtggatttaaaagaaaacaaacaccTTCGTGACATTGTTGCTGTTTTGTTCAAATACAATTACTTTGAAAATTCAATACTAGCAGATGAAAGTCATGGTGATGCCATTATAAAACTTCTCGGTCCAACAGTGAACCAATTATCAGCATGCTTCACTTTCGACGAATATTGTATCCATTTAACATCAATATTGTGTCAGAAGTTAGGATTTGTTGGAGTCAGTCCTGATGTTGCCCTTATGGTCCAGAGCAAACAACTTACATATGATGCTCTGAGAACAGAACCACGTGATTATGATACCAATCAATATTCCCCTTTATCATTCCAAATCCAAAATGTATCAGATATATCAAATGCAAAAGGTTTATCATTTCCAGCGATACTGAAACCAGAATATGGTCATTTTTCCGAGGCTGTATCAAAAGTGTACTCAATTGATGATTGTGCTTCTAAATTTAACATGCTACAAAGTACATATGAAAAGGATTGGGATGGGGTTGGCTTTGGTAGTTCAATGGTTCTTATGGAATTTTTGCCAGGTATTGTTCACCATATTGATGTAATAATATTTCAGGGTGTTTTGATTAAAGCACTGGTCACTGACATGGGTCCAAAATTACCATATGGATTTTCTGATACAACCACGTGTTTTCCTACTACCTTACCAGATAAACTCGTGGCAGAAATAATTCAGGCATCATTCAATTGTTGCAGAAAGATCGGACTAGATAATGGCGTTTTCAATGTTGAAATGGTAGTGACTCCAAATGGTTAAAAGTTGATTGAAATTAACTGCAGACCGGGTTCTTACCGTAAATGTGTCGTCTTCCGAACAACGAACTCAATCGACCTATTCGTAACACTAGCTTTAATTGCTGCTGGAATAAAACCAGAGTTTCCTAAAACTAGCAATGTGTATGCAGTTGGATGTTATCTATACTCGTTCGCTCATAGTCGTCAATTACAAGACAAAACTGTTCAGCAAAAAATCATGGAACTGAAAATTAGAAAAGAAATTCTATATATTGAACGAACGGATATTTCTAAAGTTGATGAAATGTTTCCAAAGTGTTTTGCTCATTTAGTTGCATTTGACAAGACAAATGGAAAACTTGCAAAGCAAAAGTTGATAAAGATTTGCAAGGAACTCGCCTTATATACCAATGACTATGATTTAGAAAagttgacaaaatatttctattaaattttattttaccctttttgtttttgttttagggcacaaaactgtaaacagaaaagTATAATCAGCAATGCAAGATCAACAAAAAGagaattatatatgtatattctatttgaaaatatattatcaCTTTAGGGTTAAACACCCGAACATACTCGTCGAACTGTTTGATATTACGAGTCTACCTCATAATCTTATTTTCATAGATGTTGGTCATACTCCttttatattgaattttgatataataaaatatattgaatagcattttggttttttgtaatttgtctttttattgacaatcataccacgcATTGTTATTGTTCTATTCACCTAGTGGAAATGTCATATTTATAAGGAACACTGAATACAACCTTTTTTCTATTAATGTTATGTTGAATCTAAATAGACCGCATCTTCTAacagataatttaaaatatccGTATTGAGCAAACATGACTTATTTCTAACCATATTAACAATTGAAGATCTGTAAACCATATTAACCATTTTTATCGGTAATTCgcatattttccctttgatcttactgcctaatgttttcgagtatcaacgtactggctgtatcactgaaaattaggcaatacattgtgtgacgtcataatggAATTTAAGTTAATAGACTTAAATTCAGTTATCGCCGGGGCCACTCACGGATTGTGTttcatgttttagatttaccCGACATGAGTGACGTTATATTCTGTGACGTCATTTATTCCTTTTAGAATTTCATCGCAGCAAGCAagatgtttaaattttgtaagcggtaaacttgaaaattgaaatggtaaAGTAAACCGTGTAAGAATTTGTATGGTTATCACCTGACTTATGCTTTTAATGTGATTAAAAGTAATCTTAGAAAGAATTCGTTTAATCGAtcgtcaatttttaaccatggaGAGCACATGGAAAGACTGTATGACGAATTCATTGGTCTCATGAATGGATTattcgttttcattttttataattatttaaattttacaagtGTGAGTAATTAGATGCAACATTGTCCTAAGATTTGCAGattataataatgtttaccAGGCGTCATTGTATATTTCTACATAAAATTAGATGCACGagtgtttttatttgaattttttttttatatattactttGATCTCATATCTTATACTATTGAAATTGAGTATTGACAGCTCGTCAAGTGCCTATGGGTAAGCCTAACAAATGGTATTTTGCGCTGTAACAGATCATGCAGGTTAGTAACGTGTCTTTAATGATTATGTGTTGTGGGGCAGGTGTTATCTTCcgaattaaaagtaaattttcctTATGAGGGTATACATCGGTAATTGTGTATCTAAATCTTTCATAGCACATATACAGAAAATATTCCATGAAAGGATATGAACGTAAAAGGGACGTACTCTTTGGGGCGAATGACCCTGGTTCGTAACCGGAAGTTCAACTTTcgatacaaataaacaaaaatcttgGAAATCTTGAACAGAGACTATACCCGGAGTTAAGAAGCAGTAGCCAAAAGAAATCATTGCTAAATGTTAGCTTGCTGGTGGATTTAAGCAAATATTATCATCTGTATATATCCGGCTATACATTTTGCGTGTACCTACACATTTGTGTACTAAAAATTGTCAAGAGTCATTCATCACACAGACACAGtgacatgtacaaatgtatacattttatagtTACTACTACTCTCTAGACTAGACTCGGTCGATATGGTATGAATAGTTCAGTTAGATCAAGAATTTAGCCATATGTCAACAGGCCACAACTTGAATTATTGTTGTAATAACGAATCCGTAATAACTCAATTATATACTAATATTACACTATGTTACTATCAACTGACTATGGattttagtttatataaatctgtatatatactaattttgaattatttttaaattattgtaacTATTATTGACACAACCACATGTATGAgtatacataatttttaattgttattgtttCTTTGTACAGTTATTTGGTTTTGTTATGTCAATGCTACGTAGCATGGAGAAActaatatttactttttgttgaGTTGTAGCACATGTTGGGTAGATCAAGTAGAGACCTTGCTCGGCCACAGAACACGGCCAAGGATTGGAACAGTTGGACCAGAGACTTGGACAACAAGGCCACACCAGTTTTTTACAAATGGGTTACCAGACTGGACTGGATTCACGACTCATCACGCCACTAACTCAACTCCTTTggtcacatacatttgtacattggATCATCATCGATGTTATTTATGCTAACCCCTAGAGCTTCGCATTGGTATGATTCAGTTGAAAAATTTTCAGGTAATTGTCAGATTTTTTAGTTAAAAGCAGTATATTACTTTTAAGTTAAACCAActcatgtacaaaatgtacatgtgatTCCAACATATAACAAacttatttatatagattaagaCAACTTTTTCTAATCTTATGGGTAGGATTGAAAAGATTTGTGTAACGTTTATATCTCAGTTTCTAAACTTAAAATTGCTGAATGTGTTacgtttacaaatttttatggCCATACAATGATGGGATGCCACATCATgtgctttaaataaaaaaaatttgtaaatatgagGTTACATTctatataattgttatataatatattacattgaaacttttaaatgttgtttgGTATTTATCACTTTTTGAATGGAGGACGCTATCgatttatataacattataatattaatatttatcttgtttaataacctgataaataaaaaagatttttttgtaatgttaaattctctcttattataagtaattggataactatatttggtatgtgcgtaccttgcaggtcctcatgtctgtgacgtgtcagacagttttcacttgacctcaacctcatttcatggatcagtgaacaaggttaagttttggtggtcaagtccatatctcagatactataagcaataggtctagtatattcagtgtatggaaggactgtaaggtgtacatgtccaactgacaggtgtcatctgaccttgacctcattttcttggttcagtggttatagttaagtttttgtgttttggtctgtttttcttatactatagtATATGCAATAagtctactataattggtgtatggaatgattgtaaggtgtacatgtctagctgacagctgtcatttgaccttgacctcattttcatggttcaatggttatggttaagtttttgtgttctggtctgtttttcttatacaattcaattcaattctttattaCTTTGAGCAAATGATGCTCAtcagtacaaatataatatatatgcaaatacaatatatcaaaaataaatacataaaacatatataactgATAAATGAATACATCCGAGAAGAATAATAATCTGTAGTAAGTATTGGTAACTTATAACATGTCTGTT is a genomic window of Mytilus trossulus isolate FHL-02 chromosome 1, PNRI_Mtr1.1.1.hap1, whole genome shotgun sequence containing:
- the LOC134680594 gene encoding carnosine synthase 1-like; the encoded protein is MAKNQEATLGNDSITWNRENIEQISGKTVLVIGASGKDRRFVWKTFQDLNIKVVLVDLKENKHLRDIVAVLFKYNYFENSILADESHGDAIIKLLGPTVNQLSACFTFDEYCIHLTSILCQKLGFVGVSPDVALMVQSKQLTYDALRTEPRDYDTNQYSPLSFQIQNVSDISNAKGLSFPAILKPEYGHFSEAVSKVYSIDDCASKFNMLQSTYEKDWDGVGFGSSMVLMEFLPGIVHHIDVIIFQGVLIKALVTDMGPKLPYGFSDTTTCFPTTLPDKLVAEIIQASFNCCRKIGLDNGVFNVEMVVTPNG